In Macadamia integrifolia cultivar HAES 741 chromosome 13, SCU_Mint_v3, whole genome shotgun sequence, one DNA window encodes the following:
- the LOC122060069 gene encoding uncharacterized protein LOC122060069 gives MWSKVLHANIFGLNSLISKLSPCCCNGCGCMLMEPKERNQVLGIQRLLRLDLSVVCGSFFFGLKKISSEMLVYMWTPRENNSLQHQQQAMEEYSGIRLVHLLTTCAESMQRGDVSLAGFLIGDVQIILE, from the exons ATGTGGAGCAAAGTGTTACATGCAAATATCTTCGGTTTAAACAGTTTGATAAGTAAACTCTCTCCCTGTTGTTGTAATGGATGTGGATGTATGTTAATGGAACCGAAAGAGAGAAACCAAGTTCTAGGAATTCAAAGGCTCCTTAGACTAGATCTTTCTGTGGTTTGTGGGTCCTTTTTCTTCGG GTTAAAGAAGATATCATCTGAAATGCTTGTCTATATGTGGACTCCAAGGGAG AATAATTCCCTTCAGCATCAGCAGCAGGCGATGGAAGAGTATTCCGGTATCAGGTTGGTGCATCTACTGACGACTTGTGCAGAGTCCATGCAACGTGGTGATGTATCATTGGCCGGATTCCTAATCGGTGATGTGCAGATCATACTGGAGTAG
- the LOC122060068 gene encoding uncharacterized protein LOC122060068, with protein sequence MEVVNVSMKVATGNEEEIKFFSELVDNPEELLQWIQKQQNELVEIEGQMKISNKPRIIFKFSAPKRGADSVMLPEDKKRPKKKPKSEKKKVIKRVPNPRPVAPRHEPVPAAVMPGELMNAISECGGKDVVWVIEKLLERTDVNTHHARLSILESRVAAEEFLTTEERTKVSRKIKIPVKVLLLVTGGGVDNEEGPQIQSREFNFTKWYMNNSAIYVFITEWKWFLMKNNIEAGDKIQVWSFRRSDENKLCFAIHVIRQ encoded by the coding sequence ATGGAGGTTGTTAATGTGAGCATGAAAGTGGCTACAGGAAATGAGGAGgagatcaaatttttttctgaGCTGGTAGACAATCCTGAAGAATTGTTACAATGGATACAAAAGCAACAAAATGAGTTGGTTGAGATTGAGGGTCAGATGAAGATAAGCAACAAGCCTCGTATTATTTTCAAGTTCTCTGCACCTAAAAGGGGAGCTGATTCTGTGATGCTGCCGGAAGACAAGAAGAGAccgaagaagaaaccaaaatcagagaagaaaaaggTTATTAAACGAGTACCGAATCCACGGCCAGTTGCACCCAGGCATGAACCAGTACCAGCAGCAGTAATGCCTGGAGAACTTATGAATGCAATTAGTGAGTGTGGTGGTAAAGATGTGGTGTGGGTTATAGAGAAATTACTTGAGAGAACTGATGTGAATACGCATCATGCTCGTCTATCTATTCTAGAGAGTCGAGTGGCCGCGGAGGAGTTCCTAACAACTGAAGAGAGGACCAAAGTTTCCAGAAAAATTAAGATACCAGTAAAAGTGTTGTTGTTGGTGACAGGAGGAGGAGTGGATAATGAAGAAGGCCCCCAAATCCAATCAAGGGAGTTCAACTTCACAAAATGGTATATGAACAACAGTGCAATATACGTATTCATCACAGAATGGAAGTGGTTCTTGATGAAGAACAATATAGAAGCAGGTGACAAAATCCAAGTTTGGTCTTTCAGAAGATCAGATGAGAATAAGCTTTGTTTTGCAATTCATGTTATTCGACAGTAG